One window from the genome of Rhodocyclaceae bacterium encodes:
- a CDS encoding transposase domain-containing protein: MNTCSDSSDPRGERAASVYSLVGTAKLHRLDSQSYLRHVLERVADHPSNGLNELLPWAVADAIGADRPHINRMSFRPSRQ, from the coding sequence AGCTCGGACCCCAGAGGCGAGCGCGCAGCCTCGGTATACAGCCTGGTCGGCACCGCGAAGCTCCATAGGCTGGACTCGCAGTCTTACCTGCGCCACGTGCTCGAGCGTGTTGCCGACCATCCGTCCAACGGTTTGAATGAACTGCTACCCTGGGCTGTCGCCGATGCGATCGGTGCAGACCGACCGCACATCAATCGAATGAGCTTCAGACCGTCACGACAGTAG